The nucleotide sequence ATCCCTTGAGCCGACGCAAGCAGGCGCCGACATCATGGCCGGCTCCCTAATCAAGAATCCGGGTGGAGGACTTGCGCCCACAGGCGGTTATATCGTTGGCCGCGAGGATCTCGTAGAGCTTGCTTCCTATCGCCTGACGGCTCCAGGTATGGGAGCAGAATTGGGGGCTTCTCTCGTCAACAACCGTCTGTTCTTCCAAGGTCTGTTTCTTGCTCCTCATGTGGTATCTCAGGCACTCAAGGGTGCGCTATTTGCTGCAGGCATTTTTGAAAAACTTGGTTATACGACATATCCGAGAATAAGCGACGAGAGGGGAGACATCATCCAAGCAATCGAACTTGGCACAGCGGAAAAACTTGTGGCGTTCTGCGGCGGCGTCCAAAAGTACTCGCCGGTTGATTCCTTCGTAAAACCCGAGCCATGGGATATGCCGGGATATACGGATCAAATCATCATGGCGGCAGGAACCTTCGTGCAAGGTGCGTCTATCGAATTCAGCGCCGATGGACCTCTGAGATCGCCGTACAATGTCTATCTGCAAGGCGGTTTGACCTTTGAGCAAGTCATGTTCGGCATTCTAGGAGCCGCCGAAGAAATCAGGCAGCTTTCTGCAGAATAACGAAAACGCCGGCTAGGAATATTTTCCCTAGCTGGCGTTTGGAGACGATACAGCCGTGTTGAATCGTCAATGTTTCCCTAGAAACGGCGATATGTACCGATCACTTTTCCGAGAATCCTGACATTTTTTTCGTAGAATGGTTCCATTTCGTCATTCTCCGGCTGGAGGCGTATGCAGTCCTTCTCCTTGAAAAAACGCTTGACGGTAGCGCTGCCATCATCAACCAAGGCGACGACGATGTCATTGTTGTCTGCTGTTTCCTGCTGCTTGACAAAAACAAAATCGCCGTCATGAATCCCCGCATTGATCATGCTGCGTCCTTTCACGCGCAAAACAAAGACTTTGCTGTGCGTGCCGATGAGTCCCTGAGGAAACGAGAATACATCCTCTATGTTTTCCTCGGCCAAAATCGGGATGCCGGCAGTCACAACGCCGACGAGGGGAATGGAGACATTTCGCTCCCATGGCTTATCCTCAAGAATGTCGATGGCCCTGGGCTTTGCGGGATCTCGCTTTATTAACCCCGATTCTTCCATTTTTGCGAGATAACCATGAACCGTGGAGCTGGATTTCAATCCTACAGCATCGCCGATTTCGCGCACAGATGGCGGATAACCTTTTTTCGCCAGAAAATCTTTGATATAAGAAAAAATTGTTTGCTGCCATTCAGCAGAAGTATGACGTCGTTTCATTTCAATCACCTGTAAACGTAAATACAGAAAAGTAGTTCGCTGTGTCTATTATAACAGATGTGTTACGTTTATACCACGGATTTTGTGTACCGCAGCTGGCGTTATACCGTAATTGTGCGCTTCTTGAAGTCGCGTCATTCCTATAAGCGGGAAAACTTTTTCCACAGGGTTCTTGCGGACAAGGAAACCATCCTCCACGTTGAAAAGCGATGTAAATGTGAAGTTCCAAGAATGATGTTGTTTATCTGTTTTTTTGATGAGTAAAGGAGCATGAAGTATTATGGCAAATTATTTCGTTTTTCGTGTAGATTATGACGAGTACTTTCCTTTCACCTACGAAGAGTTGAAACAGGGGCGACTGCGACAGGGCTGGGGTGGCCCCAATATGGATGTGCGAAATTCGTTTGATGAGTTCACAGCGGCATGGAAGAAGTGGTCTCCATTTAGTGAAAATATGAAACGTCGCTATAATATGCTGCGTATAATGCTTAAAATCCAGGAAGGCGACCTCATTGTTATCCCGAAGGTCAGTATGCAGCAGATGGCGACAGGGCGTTATTTCACAATTGTAAAATGCAGAAAGCCGTATGAGTTTACCCTATCAGATGGGAAGAATGATTTCGGGCACTATATCGAGGTGGAGCCGCTTGTCAGTTGCAGCTATGATTCGAGTGGGGCTGCACAGGTGCTGAGCAGCTCTTTCGGTAAATATCGACGTGCTGTAAATCGTATTCTAGATGAAGGTGTTATGGATGCGATTGATGTATTGATAATGATGAGAAGATCCGCAACACAGTCATCTCCTACACGCCTTGGGCTTCTGTCGGCCGAAACTTGTCAAGCTCGCGATCTCTATCTTAAAGAGCTGCTCGAAAAGATGCAGTCGTGGCAAAATGCTATGTTTGAGAAGGTGATCGAAAGCTTGTTTGTGCAAAGCGGCTACATTAAGGTTAGCAACAACTGCTATGACGGTGAGGGCGGTGATGTCGATCTTGTGTTTAAGGCATTTAGTGAACGATCGCTAATGTATGATATTTACACAAAATATGAAGATGATATAATGCCTGAGATCTACATACAGGCAAAGAAAAAGCGTGGGCACGACAGTAATGATGTTGCAGGGGTTAGGCAGCTCATTCAGATGGCAAAGAAGGATGAAAAAGCGAAAGTGTTAATCCTTATCAATCTTACGGATAAGTTCAGCGCAGAGGCACAGGCACTTGCAGATCAAGAGCATGTTGTCCTGTTGAATGGGGTGGATTTTGCATCTATGCTCGTTCGTCATGGATTGGAGAACGGTGTGGGAATCTCAAATAATGGCGATGAGGTGTGAGGAATCGTTCAAGGGGAGAATTAGTATGACGTAAGCAGGAAGCGATCATTCAAGGAAAGTGATATGGCGTAACAAATATGACTCCTAAAAAATTCTCCCCAAAGAGATTCGGCTCCTCGCTGTTTGATATGGGTAGGCGAAAGAAACGAATGTTCTTTATGTCCATACAGTCTTCTACCAATGGACAAATTATGGGATCTGGATGTTGAGATTCAGCTTGCCGTATCCTAGATAGATCATGGTCTTGAAATATTCATCATTCCTGAACCCTCGGGCGCGACGCTTGATGTTTTGTATGATGCTGTTCATCCCTTCCAGAATGGCGTTCGTATAGGGGTGCTTGAAGTAGTGCAGGATCTCGTTCCAATGATTGCGGATCGTGGCGCAAAACTTCTTCATGGGTTTCAGCCTTGCGTGCATCATCCGGCTGCAGAGCTTTTTCAAACGCTGTTCCGCCTCGTCTTGATGGACGGACTGCTCGTAGATTTCCTGCAATTCGATGCGCATAGCACAGGCACGCGCTGTCTTTAAATGCTTCTTCTGGAGCGTTTCCTTTTTCTCTCGCTGTTTTTCCGTCAGATTGGCATCATTCTTCAACCACAGATACTTGGAGTTCTTCAACAAGACGTTCTCCTTGGCTTCCATTGTGCAGGGGCAGTTCTTCGCCAAGCGTGCTTTGGAGATCGCGGCGGCGGGAGGGCATAACCTGTTGATGGTCGGTGTGCCTGGCTCGGGCAAGACGATGCTCGCGCGACGAAGGATTTTACGGTATTGGCAGCATAGGGGAGTATAGCTCGGTATTAGGTTGGAAATAAGAGTGACGGTAGAAGATAGCATTCAAATCATAGAATATATGATATAATTGCAATGAGTGAATAGGGGGGGGATTATGATGCAGAAGCCGGTATTTACAATGGAACATATTGCCGCGATGGTAAAACCGCTCGCTGATAAATATCGTGTGAAAGAAATTTATTTATTCGGCTCGTATGCGAGAGGGGAAGCGGACGAAAACAGCGATTTGGATTTTTTGGTTTTTGGTGGAGAGATGTTTAAGAGAACGATGATTTTTGCTTTGGCAGAGGATTTGCGAGAAACGCTGAAGAAAAAGGTGGACGTTTTTGAAATCGGCGAAGTCAACCCAGACAGTGACTTTTATAAAACAATCATGAAAGAAAAGGTTTTGGTAGCATGAAATATTCAGACCGACAAAGGGTTCAGAAGATATATGACTATGCCGTTCGCTTACAGGAGTATATTTTAGAAAACCGCATTGAAAAAGAGGTGTTGTTGACACAGTTGCCACTGCAGTGGCTTGTCACAACACCGCTATATAATATGGGTGAGCATTGTCATAATCTGTCCGCAGAGTATAAAGTCAAACATGGGGAAATTCCATGGGCGATGATTGCAGGCTTGCGGCATCGCCTGGTACATGATTATGATGGAACAAATTGGAACATTATCTCAGAGGTTGTTTTTGAAGAACTGCCAATCTTGATAGAGCAGCTCAGGGCGTGTTTGACGGAAAACGAGAATACGGAGGATGTGAGATGACAAACTACCGTTTCTGCCGCGAAAGTTCTGCCTGATTGATGAGAAATGCTTTAGGCAACTTCAGTGGCTTGATTTGCTGCTTTCTGTAATACAGCCCTTAAAACCTTCCACCCGAGGGAGAAACCACAGGTCGCGTCCGGCGTGTGGAATCCCTTGGGTTTTTCTATGGGCGCAGCAACGAAAACATCGTAAGAAATATCGTGGATTGTTCCGCGAATGCCGAGAGTTGCGCCTGCAAGCACATGCCCGTTGTAGAGATCAGCGCCGTAGCCGTAGACGGCGCCGACATCAAGTCCGAGATAGAGTTCCGCCTTTTGCTTCGGGAACTTCGTCGCAAATTCATTTCTAAGATACCAGCCGTTCGTTCCCATCAGCGTGGTCTCGCCATCGAAGCCGCGCACCGTGTAGCGTCCGCCCATGCTGATCATATCCACGCCATAGAGTCTTTGCTCGTTCATCGTCCACTGTCCGTGTAAGGAACTCGTGAATGTTGCAGGCCGATGATCGAAAGTAAACGGATGGACATAATCCACATCGACAAGCCACAGGCGATAGCGCGTCTTTGGCGCATCAGGATACGTTTTCTCCTCCTGTGCGCCCAGCCAACCGAGTCCGAAGCGGTGCGCGATGCGGAAATAGAGCGTGTCCCGGTCGATGTAAAGCCGCTCCGCATAGCCGACCTCCAACGATGTCTGGTGCATCGCCTGGATGGGAAGCTCCACATCGTTGATGAAGCTATGGGAATTGCGCTTCTTCAGACGAATATCCATGCTCGTTTTCATGCTCGACGAACGATGCAATACATAATCCCAGGAAAATGTCGAGATATTCGTATCGCCCGCGCTGATGAAATCGTAGGGGCGGCTCTCCACCGTCTGATGATATTTCGAGCGCTGGTAAGAGAACGTAAACGTATGCGCCCCGTAGGGAATCGTGTAGCTGACATTATGCCCGCGCGTGCCCTTCGCATAGCCGTCCTGTGCGCCGTCGAGATTCATGCCGACGCGCAGTATATCGTTCCGCTGAAATATCTGGTCGACGCCGACATTGCCATAAAGCTGCAGCTTTCCCGTATCCTTGAGACCGGAATCATCGAGGGAGATCGTGCCGTAGACATTCTTGCTGCGCATCACCGTGAGCAGGACATCCGTCATTTGCGGCTCCTGTGCAGGTAAGAGCTTCACGGTAATATCCTGCGAAGGCAGGCGCTTCGCCTGCTCAAGCCCCTGCTCAATATCGCGCACGTTCAAGACATCGCCTTCGCGAAACGGGAAGAGGTTGTATGTATAGAGCGTATCACTGCCTTCCGTAAAGCGTACGGCATGAATGCGTCCGATCTGCAAGACAAGGCGGAGCGTTCCTTCTGAGAGATTCTGCTCGGGGATGACGACGCGGCTTGTTGAAAAACCGCGCTGCATAAGCTCGTGGTTCATCTTGCCGACGGCTTCATTGATCTCCTTGAGAGCAAGCTCGCGTCCTTCGTAGTCACGGGCGATATGACGCAGGAAATAGAACTTCCCAGAGTCATTTTCAAGCACGACCTTGGCTATGGGGAAACGAACCGTTTCATCGGCAGGAAGCGTTGAGGAAGGGGGAGCGGGCGTATCAACCTCCGTGCGTTCTTGATGCAGC is from Selenomonas sputigena ATCC 35185 and encodes:
- a CDS encoding transposase, which gives rise to MKNSKYLWLKNDANLTEKQREKKETLQKKHLKTARACAMRIELQEIYEQSVHQDEAEQRLKKLCSRMMHARLKPMKKFCATIRNHWNEILHYFKHPYTNAILEGMNSIIQNIKRRARGFRNDEYFKTMIYLGYGKLNLNIQIP
- the lexA gene encoding transcriptional repressor LexA; the encoded protein is MKRRHTSAEWQQTIFSYIKDFLAKKGYPPSVREIGDAVGLKSSSTVHGYLAKMEESGLIKRDPAKPRAIDILEDKPWERNVSIPLVGVVTAGIPILAEENIEDVFSFPQGLIGTHSKVFVLRVKGRSMINAGIHDGDFVFVKQQETADNNDIVVALVDDGSATVKRFFKEKDCIRLQPENDEMEPFYEKNVRILGKVIGTYRRF
- a CDS encoding restriction endonuclease; amino-acid sequence: MANYFVFRVDYDEYFPFTYEELKQGRLRQGWGGPNMDVRNSFDEFTAAWKKWSPFSENMKRRYNMLRIMLKIQEGDLIVIPKVSMQQMATGRYFTIVKCRKPYEFTLSDGKNDFGHYIEVEPLVSCSYDSSGAAQVLSSSFGKYRRAVNRILDEGVMDAIDVLIMMRRSATQSSPTRLGLLSAETCQARDLYLKELLEKMQSWQNAMFEKVIESLFVQSGYIKVSNNCYDGEGGDVDLVFKAFSERSLMYDIYTKYEDDIMPEIYIQAKKKRGHDSNDVAGVRQLIQMAKKDEKAKVLILINLTDKFSAEAQALADQEHVVLLNGVDFASMLVRHGLENGVGISNNGDEV
- a CDS encoding HepT-like ribonuclease domain-containing protein, coding for MKYSDRQRVQKIYDYAVRLQEYILENRIEKEVLLTQLPLQWLVTTPLYNMGEHCHNLSAEYKVKHGEIPWAMIAGLRHRLVHDYDGTNWNIISEVVFEELPILIEQLRACLTENENTEDVR
- a CDS encoding nucleotidyltransferase family protein, encoding MMQKPVFTMEHIAAMVKPLADKYRVKEIYLFGSYARGEADENSDLDFLVFGGEMFKRTMIFALAEDLRETLKKKVDVFEIGEVNPDSDFYKTIMKEKVLVA
- a CDS encoding ShlB/FhaC/HecB family hemolysin secretion/activation protein; translated protein: MITLKLPSALLLAAAILPLSVSPAQAAPLSQQEQLDQSRAQEAARQERLHQERTEVDTPAPPSSTLPADETVRFPIAKVVLENDSGKFYFLRHIARDYEGRELALKEINEAVGKMNHELMQRGFSTSRVVIPEQNLSEGTLRLVLQIGRIHAVRFTEGSDTLYTYNLFPFREGDVLNVRDIEQGLEQAKRLPSQDITVKLLPAQEPQMTDVLLTVMRSKNVYGTISLDDSGLKDTGKLQLYGNVGVDQIFQRNDILRVGMNLDGAQDGYAKGTRGHNVSYTIPYGAHTFTFSYQRSKYHQTVESRPYDFISAGDTNISTFSWDYVLHRSSSMKTSMDIRLKKRNSHSFINDVELPIQAMHQTSLEVGYAERLYIDRDTLYFRIAHRFGLGWLGAQEEKTYPDAPKTRYRLWLVDVDYVHPFTFDHRPATFTSSLHGQWTMNEQRLYGVDMISMGGRYTVRGFDGETTLMGTNGWYLRNEFATKFPKQKAELYLGLDVGAVYGYGADLYNGHVLAGATLGIRGTIHDISYDVFVAAPIEKPKGFHTPDATCGFSLGWKVLRAVLQKAANQATEVA